Within the Nitrospinaceae bacterium genome, the region AGAGGGCAAGCTGAAGGGTGCGGGGGATCGGCGTCGCCGTAAGAGTTAGGACATCAACATTGACCCGTATCTTCTTGAATTTTTCCTTGTGGACCACCCCAAAGCGATGTTCCTCATCCACGATCAAAAGACCAAGGTCCTTGAATGCCACATCTTTTTGAAGTAGACGGTGAGTTCCGATAACGATGTCCACATCGCCCGAGGTCACCCCGGCGACGACCTCGACCTGCTCTTTTCGGCTGAGAAACCGCGAGAGCATCCCCACTCGCACGGGGAGGTTCTTGAATCTCTCGGCGAATGTCTGCCAGTGTTGATGTGCGAGCAGCGTTGTCGGAACAACGAGGGCGACTTGTCTACCCGAGGAAACAGCGCGGGCCGCCGCCCGAAGCGCGACCTCGGTCTTCCCATAGCCAACGTCGCCGCACACGAGGCGGTCCATGGGCCGGGACTTTTCCATATCGGCTAAAACATCACGAATGGCCTGATCCTGATCCCGGGTCTCCTCAAACTCAAAGCCCGAGGCCACCTCGGCGTCCCAAGCGCCCTCCGGGCCAAAGGAGATGCCCTCAACCGAGCTTCGCTCCGAGTAGAGGCGCACCAAATCTCGAGCGATGGACTGTAGCGCTTTTTTGACCCCTACCTTGGCCTTGGTCCAGCGCGTACCCCCAAGCTTATCGAGGACGGGCGCCTGGCCCGTCCCACGATAGATGTGCACCCTGTCGATATCGTCCATCGGGACGTAGAGCTTATCTCCCCCCGCATAGGCGATGTGGAGGAATTCATCTTGCCCCTCGACATGGTCGAGCACCCTGACGCCTAGATACCGCCCGACACCGTGATCAATGTGGACGATGAAATCATCGACCTTGATATCGCTGAGTCCCTCGCCAGAAGGAATCTTGCCAGCCCGACTTTTCTCCCTGGTTCGGGAGCGTTGCAAGAGATCGTCGGCCCGGAAAAAGATCCGCTGCTCGTCCGGAAGACGAACGCTCGCGCTCAATCGCCCCTCGGCAATTACAAGCTTATCGCCCTCCTCGGGGGGACTCTCGCCCTGCGGTAAAATCGAAACGCCAAGGCCTCGATCACGCAAAAGCGATTGCACGCGCAGCGACTGTGTTCTATCTGCGGCAACTATGGAGACGCGCGCGCCGCCGGAGAGCCAGCCCTCAAGCTCGGTCACGAAATTCTCAACTCGCCCGCGCACAGGCATCAGCCGCTCGGCAGCGAGTGTTAGACCACCCGCCTCACCGGGGATATCGTCCAGCCCCAGAGGATCGAGCTCAATTCGGGGCCAAAGGGATATCGCCTCTTCCACCTCATCGAATCCGAGCCACATTCGTGCTGGCTCAAATCCAATCAATCCACGCTCGGCGGCGTGCGTGGCCTCATCGTCAATGTCCGCCCACAAGCGCCCGGCGGACTCGGCCATCCCTTCAGGCTCATGAAGAACCCATAAAGCATCCCCCGGCACGGCATCGAAAAACGTACCCATCTTATCGAGGAAAAATGGCGCCAGGCCCTCCATCCCCGAAAAATGCCCCTGGGCATCGAGCAGTTCAAGAAGTCGCTCCACCCGGCGGTCCTGATCAAACTCCTCGCTGGCCACCACCCTGAGCGCCGCCGCGCCCCGCTCTTTATCCTCGGGAGTCAAGACGAGTTCTCGCGCCGGAAAAACGCGGACCTCGGGGCGGATGCCCAGCGAGCGCTGGGTCTGTGGGTGAAACTCACGAATCGAGTCGATTTCATCGCCCTTGAGATCGATCCGGAGGGGGGATTTTTCTTGAGGCGAATAAAAATCGACAATTCCTCCGCGTACGGCATATTCCCCCGGAGATTCAACGATCGAGCGCCTCACATACATCAAGGATTCGAGTTTCCCAAGAAGCTCGTCCCGGTCATATTCCTCGCCTTCTCGAAGAAGTAAAGAATTTTCCCGGAGCCGCTCGGGGGGCGGTATCCGGCCACATAAAGCCTCAGGGGAGGTCAGGACAATTCCCGCCCCCCCTGCTCTCAAGAAATCCAGGGCCGCCATCCGGGCACCCATCACCTCGCTTGAAGGCGAAATTCGCGCATAGGGAT harbors:
- the mfd gene encoding transcription-repair coupling factor, producing the protein MNNSIHSLLSEPFDAKHVRIRGADEASIAWWMSSLVREFHAPVIFVDSEPRRLRQIESNLHFFLPIEGEGSLPIHSFPAWDVYPYARISPSSEVMGARMAALDFLRAGGAGIVLTSPEALCGRIPPPERLRENSLLLREGEEYDRDELLGKLESLMYVRRSIVESPGEYAVRGGIVDFYSPQEKSPLRIDLKGDEIDSIREFHPQTQRSLGIRPEVRVFPARELVLTPEDKERGAAALRVVASEEFDQDRRVERLLELLDAQGHFSGMEGLAPFFLDKMGTFFDAVPGDALWVLHEPEGMAESAGRLWADIDDEATHAAERGLIGFEPARMWLGFDEVEEAISLWPRIELDPLGLDDIPGEAGGLTLAAERLMPVRGRVENFVTELEGWLSGGARVSIVAADRTQSLRVQSLLRDRGLGVSILPQGESPPEEGDKLVIAEGRLSASVRLPDEQRIFFRADDLLQRSRTREKSRAGKIPSGEGLSDIKVDDFIVHIDHGVGRYLGVRVLDHVEGQDEFLHIAYAGGDKLYVPMDDIDRVHIYRGTGQAPVLDKLGGTRWTKAKVGVKKALQSIARDLVRLYSERSSVEGISFGPEGAWDAEVASGFEFEETRDQDQAIRDVLADMEKSRPMDRLVCGDVGYGKTEVALRAAARAVSSGRQVALVVPTTLLAHQHWQTFAERFKNLPVRVGMLSRFLSRKEQVEVVAGVTSGDVDIVIGTHRLLQKDVAFKDLGLLIVDEEHRFGVVHKEKFKKIRVNVDVLTLTATPIPRTLQLALSGARDLSTIETPPRHRLAPRTYISRFSPKVVAEAIRREMDRGGQVFFVHNRIQSLPAMENFIKKAVPEAQLLVAHGQMKVGALEEVMEKFVSRKADVLLCTAIVESGLDIPTVNTILISRADTFGMAQLYQLRGRVGRDRFQSHAYLLVPGTEALTREARERLKALEELSELGAGFKLAARDLEIRGAGHLLGHRQSGRIAAVGFDMYCRLLEEVLQESRGRSVEYKEPDIVAPVAGSVPPAWVPSQAERLEIYRRVAAAASPEELGELEQELSDRLGPLPPRAKYLFELGELRVRLRRCGVKSFHMKGKQVFIETFPGDYELSAEFMATDGMVFTGTHSFQFSIKGSWDDDFGPLIELLETFGSCAVEDEDELSDNGGEQDGALLAASPEGGKVAK